Genomic segment of Colletotrichum destructivum chromosome 5, complete sequence:
ACAATTCTGGCAAAGACTGCGTCATCGGTGGCGGACATGAAGACGTAGGATAGCGTGGACACAATGGGCCGCCAGGTGGAAGCAAACATGTCGGCATCGTAAATATTCGTCTCGCAGAGAACCAACGGCCGCACCGATTCCGATTTGACTAGCAGCTCGCGCCAAGCATAGTCAAATGCATGTTTGTTGTCGTGCTCGTCGGGCAGAATTATCTCGTTGGTCCTGATGTTGTCAAAGATTTCTTGGAGATATTCGGGCGCAAAGTCCTTGCCGTCGTTCACCCCCCTCAAGTTTCGCGCGAAGTCTTCCACAGTCATGCGCTTCTGGCCCTTGAGGTTAGGGTTGTGCTGGTCAGTATTCAACATGATGATGGCGTACGTCAGAACAAAAACGGCATCAGCATTGGCAACCTCTGTCGGCTTCGCTTTGGAACAATACTTGTCCGCGAAACAAGTGACGATTCTCTCGATCAAGGCAGACTCGCCTGGCAGTCTGAATGTCTCCAAAAGCCCCCTGAGCGCCTCGTCCACGCGTTTCTCAGAGAAATCGAACTGGTTCATGTACGCTTCCAGTACACCCTCGCTGCCCTTCTTGGAAAGGTACTCGCCGAGAACTTTTTTGGACACTCGGGAAGTCCCCTTCAAGAACTTGGCAATGGCAATTGGATCCTTGACATCTGCGACGATGCCTTGAGCCTCGAGATACGCGAGCCCACCTTTGGGGTTCTCGTTGAACTTGCTGGTCCCCTTGATGatgatcttcttcttgcgtCTCTGCTCCCGCAGTTCCGTAGCGTCAGGATAGCAATCAATAACAGGCGCCTCATCCAGCCTTTCAGCTATGAATTGGATGTATCGTAGCAGCGCGTCCAAGCACAGTGGCGGCACACTCGTCGTGCTCCAGGTTGCAGAATCCGGCAGAGCATTACGAGAGAGAAGACCAATCATGTCTTCGCACAGATCCGCTCGATCAGCGTCGCAATCATAATTGATGAAGAGCTCGGCCATGAAagtcggcatcctcgacagCACGCCAATGTGTTCGACCATTGCTTGTCTCGCGTCAGGCTTCCTTGcgccgccctcaaggccaagcTTCTGGCGGTCTTTAACCGGCACTGGCGTTGAGCGCCCACTACTCGTTTGCGACGGTGGAGGCTTGACGAGTTTCGGAGACTGAGGGATACCAGCGTACAGTGACGGGTCGATGCCGGGCTCTCGGGGTATCTCCACCGACGGGTGAAGGCATGCTACGAGATAGGAGAGGAATAATTCTTGCTGCAACTTGAGCACACCACGACATGTGGCCAGTAGTGTtccggcgacgatgagggaCTCCTGCAGAATGGCCATGTTATCGGATCTGACGAGCTGGAAAAGATAGCAACAGAGCCTGTCTTCAGCGATGGCGGCCAAAGCTGGGTGCCGCGCAATGGAGGGTCCAGAGACCTCAAGGGCCACATGAATAATGCGCAGTGCCATAACCCTCATCGTGTCCGTATGCTGGCGGTCGTTGGGGTCCAAAAAATTGACCAGCACCCGGAATAGTTCCCGTACAGAGGGTAGGGAGTAAGGCCGAAGGTCCAAGGAATCAGCGCTCTCTgcaccgtcggcgtccgcTTCACCTTCAGTCTCGACGGCTGTTCCAATGTCGATCTTGCTGTCTCCGGAATCGGAGTCTACTTGAGAACGGGAGTTTGGCtccaagggcgtcgagcttgaCGTGGACAAGCGGACGTCTTGCTCAGAACCCGTGACTTGTAAGCCTGGTGCGGTGTTGGTAACTGGGTCCATCTTGACGCTGTCCATGTCGGCGATTGTCTGCTTGTCAAGGGCGTCTGACTCATCCCCAGCCTCAACTTCGAGATGTTTGACGTCTTCAAAAATAATCTGGCACATGCGGACCATTGATGCTTCGGCAGTTCGACGCAGAACAGGCGAAAATCGAGGCTGCGAACAGATCGCTAGCCCCCTGCCCATCATGTCGCAGACGCTCTCGTCACTCAAAATATCGCCTCCAGGGCCCGACATCATGTCTTCCATCAGGTGAAGAATCATTAGCAGAACGACTTCCACCTGGCCGGCGTCACTTCCATCGAACTGGCAGCGAGTGACTGCTGCAGACAGAGACTGCATTGCGAGAGCAAATCGTGGAGAGGTGGGACTAATGAAGCCGTAGGCCAGAAACTTGCGTAAAGCCCCCAGCGTGAGAATCGTTATAGGCGCAGCAGTGCCTTTGGTCTGGATTATCTGCAAGAACGGATTGAGTAGAGACAGGGCATCGAACGAGCGAATATCTGAAGCGAGATATGGTCAACAAAATGGCCCCAGCGAAGACTTGGTATGTAGTGTCGGGCAACATGGGAATATACATCCTACCTCTAACGCTAGCCAGCTCATGGCGAAGCTTCCCGAAGCCGGCCATTAACGGATTGTCCTGTATGCTGCGGCCCTTCTTCCCACGCAAACCCCATCTGTTGGCGGAACCAATGTCCTGGGCACCGTCTGTCCCTAGTCCAGCCCCCGACGTCTTGGAAGTGCCCCTTGGTGAAGAATTCGGGGACCCCAGGTTAATGGGGTTTGGGCTCCCGCCCAAGATGGCCGACACGGAAGAGTGGGGAGACCGCGCATGCTTCTGAATCGCGGATGTGATTGATATACATTCGGACATGACCAGAGACACTGGGTCTACAGCAACCGAGACAGGGCGACTTCGATATTGCATTCTCGGCGCAACCGTGTATGTGCCTCCAGTGCGGCGTAGGTCTACGCTGGAACGGGCGCCGACGGTAGAGGCCGCTTCGGCGTGTAGTAGGTCATCGACATCTCGACTCATGATCTGGTGGTAGAGGCAGTATTTGGGAGCGCGCAACGTTCGGTCTTGGGTGAGCTCGAGGCTCTCGTGAGTGATGGGCGACAGGAAAGGCGCCGACAGTGAGGATTAGGAGGAGGCTGGTTGCCAAGTCGCTTTCGATTCCGTGCTGCTTGCCCAATTGTAGGATACAATGGGAAGGGAAATGGGGGTTTCAAGGACAGGTATCCGTAGAGCTGTGCCTTGAGCTCGTAGTCAGCAGGTTCGGGGTCGTGGAGATTTAGGTGTCTTCCTCTCCAAAAAAGGATCCCGACGTGGAACTGACCAGGTTGCAGATGCGAATGGAGCTCTAGCATGGAGTAGGCTCAGCTACACCTGTATTTGACCACGGTGTTACTGGTCGCCaggttaggtaggtaggtacctccCAATGCCATGACAGGCCTCACCTGTTCAGGCACTGAATGCAAGGTATTTAAGTACCTAGATACCTTTATTGGCCTCGACTGCTCAGTGCTTAGCCTGCCCCAAACCTACCCGAAGACCGGGAGGAGGTAAACATGGCAGGCAGCCGTTGTCCCCACTCTGCCTTAACTGGTaaggtacagagtacctagACGACTTACCCACTAACTCACCTAGATATCTTCCACATGTCCAGTAGTGGATCCACGTGACGCCTTTTCCCCCTACCAGCCGCTGTGTCATCTTAATCTGTCTTCGCGCTCATTGCTTGTCACGTCTCAAGGCAAGGACAGCAGGAAGTGGTGTGCCCTAGAGACCAACGACATCGCTTTCCGGATCACCTGAGGTTGCATATTATACAGTGAAGAGAGACGTGGTAGAAGATCAAAACTATTCTCACATCCCTAAGACTCGTGAATCATTTCGGGCGACGTCGAAGTATGATAGCTACCTATCCTTCGACCACAGGGCCGAACCATCCACTTCCAAAAACGGCAAAGTATCCCGCCGTTTCGACCAACCCAGCCCCTTTGGTGTCCTCAACTCTCTGCCTTCTTGGCAAAAGCAGCGTCattcttctccatcttttCCATCTTTGCCGGGGTTTCCTCCCTATCTGCTGCTTGCTTCTTGTCTCCAGCCTCCTTGGCCACCTTCGcttccttggcctccttcttttcttcacTCACTAGGTGTTGCATATCCGACTTGTCCTTCTCCCACTGACTGCTTGCATCCCCGAACTGTtccttgaccttcttggccttctcggccttctcctcgtcctccttttctctcgcGAGCCTCTCTTGCTCCATCTCCTGTGCCACGTTAGCTCTATACCCGCTATCTGCTTGTTGGGATATCCACGTACCTCCATATGCTTGATGTCGTCTACACTGGGCTCATAAAGATGCCAGATTGTGTAATGCGGCAGACCGACCACGCTATATTCCATCCGCTTGGCCATCTACTCGGCGTTAATATTGTTGCCTTTCTTCCATTGAGAGAACCGTCTTACCTTTCCAAACCCCTCAGTTTCGGCGTGCTTCTCAAAACTGAAAGCTGGGAAATGGACACCGGATCGGAATACCTTAGCCTTGGCCAATATACTGACACCGCCCACTCCATCaatctccatctccatgtCTGGATCGCCGTATGGATCTCGCAGGTACGCCAAGTGAGGCCGCCAGGTTGCATATTCGGCGTAGCCTTCGACAATcacggcgtcctcgtcgagtGTATCCGCAAGAGCCAGTGCTGTCTCTGATTCTTGCCACGAATTTAGATCATATGGCTGTTCTCCGCCAAGCCAATCGGGTAAAGGGCGCCATACATCTGGAGCTGATTAGCCAGATTCCTGCAAACTCACAGCGCGTGTCGAGGCTTACTTGGCACAATGACATCCTTGTTATGACGCATGAGATCCTCAAGAATAGTAAAAGGGGCCGTCTCAACGTCGACATCCCGCCAGTACACCCATGAGTGGTAAGGTCGCAACGCGGCGCTCAAGAGCCAGTTCCGGGCTTGCGCCATCAGCTTCCTCCTGCTCGCCTGAGCAGCAAATCCGTGGCGACTTTCGACGTCCTGGTTCACCTTTTGTCCAAAATCCTTCTCGATGATGGATATTTCTCCATACGGTTGCTTcgcgtcttcgtcggcctgAATCTCCTCAAGCATGTCGGAAAGAACCTGGAGGGTGTGATCCTTGGAGTCGGAAACGAGGAAGGCAAGGTCGATGAGGTGGTGAGGGTAGGTAAAGTTTCGCAAATGGGAGAAGAACATTGGCAAATGCGGTTCGGCATCCCTTAGAGGCACGCAAAGGAGAATGCGCTCCTCGCGTTCCCAACCTCGGGCAGTCCCTTGCACATTGCCGAGATCATAGTATCGTACCGTCTCAAGTTGAAGCTCGTTGGAAGCGGACAACAGGCCGAGAGAAAATATCGAAGTCAAGGAGGCCCCGGGCCAGACAAAGACGAGAAAGAGGAtggcgacagcgacgacgatgacgaggcgGGTCAGTAAgcgttgacgacggcgattCGCCGGTGTTGATGCGCGCGGCTGGTATCTATCAAAACACAACGGATTAGTTGAGGAGGCACGGCGAGAAATAACAAGGGCAGGCGCGTGCATCAGGGGCACAAGTGTCTTCTTTTACCTGTGAGGGGAGATCTCGAAGGTGCTTCCCCGTGGGTATCCATTGGAGTAGCCACTGGCGTGATGCCGGGGCATCACCTTAgaggtggccgaggaagCATACGATGGCAACATCCAGGGCACTGAGGTGGATGTTCAGTTCCCAATTCCGAGCTTGAGCTAAGGGGTGGAGGGTTGGAACGGCAATGAAGCACCTTGCCCAGCCCTTGGGAATTGTGAGAGCTAAGCAAACGAGAGCATCTATAACCACGAGAAACGAGGGCTGCGATCGGGCGACTGGGAGGATGCGGTTGTGTTGGGTTTGTTGAGCGAGCGTTGATCGCTGGGTCTTTGGGGCCACGGTCGAAGTGTCTTTGGCAGTCGTCGTTCGTCGAAAGGAGgaaggtcgccgccgcgtctTGGGATGGATGTGGTGAGGATGCGACTGAGTAAGGGGTCTGGCCGTGGAACACATCAGCTTTGGCTACGTATTATTTTATTTTCATACATACTCTGGTATCCAATCGATCCGAAGGTACCCTGTCTAGCTAGCACTCCCTTGTACGAACAGTGCATGTACTCCGCCAGGGGGCTAATCCAGCCTTTGCCCCTCTCCCGCGTCCCGAGGGGGAGGTACTTGTTATCTAAGGTACCTCCGCAAGGAAAGTAAACCCCTTGGAAGTGATATGATTGAATGGGTTATTGGCAAGCACCTTAGGACCTAGAAAGCTAATGTAGGGAGAGCTTAGGTAGGCTAAGAATTTGGTCGCTTCGACACTTAGTTTCACATACTTCTGTTTCCTTCAATCCCAACGATCAGTGTCCAACTGACTTCAATCTActtacttacctacctacgtagGCACCAAAAGCCATGGGTAAAGATGTACTCGAAATTCATTTCTCAACTCATAGGAATATACCGAGACAAGTTATCATGTATATAAATTCATGAATGATTACAGCAGATGTGGAAGAACCCGATGGCTTAAATCTCCAAGCCGGAAGCGCGGCTAAGCTCGACAGACAGCAATTGGCAAGACCTGGCATTAGGTGCATGAACTGTTCGCGCAAACAAGCAAGCTGCCTGATCACCTTTGGGAGTGCGGACCAAGGGAGCTAACCAATTCTACAAGACGTATCGGCGAACTCATCTTCTCCGCTGATGGCAATTTGGAGGGGACTTCCATTTTCAATTGACTTCTGAGCAGGCAATCCACAATGCCTTACTCCCACCAGCGAGCAGAAAGAGCAGTGCTTTCACTCCCCGCAGTTATTCACTTGGTTGGCTAGTGGAATAGATCACGAACATGGAAATATTTTTACATCAAGCGCTTACAGGCATCCATCGTAACATGGTTTGGAACAGAAAACTACCTTGGCACATGATAGTCAAGCTTTCATTcgctgggggggggggggggggggggcattCATTATGGTGGACACATTAACGAAGCCAAGGAACTGCCAGAATGCGGCGCTCAGCGGAAAATAGGACACAAGCATTTGATAGGCGGAATACGGACATCACAGTGACAACATGCAAGTCAAATGGGAGATGTTCAAGTGGTAGCCTGAAAAGCCTTTCGGGAACCTGATGAAGAAAGTTAGCATCAGTACAAATAGAATATACATCGTGCCCGAGCTAAATGAAGCCATTAAATCAGACAAGCCGATTTTACTCATTCAGCCaagccggcctcggcaaccCAGACCTTCAGAACGAAGAACCGAGAGACGAAACACTGAAGTCAAATGACGATCCCCGAAAGGACCGACTCCACCACCTTCCTAGCCCTCCAAAGAGAAGCTCCAGTGTGGGAGGATGACTCGGCTGGCATGAGATAGTTGAATGGATAAGCTATGGTCATCATGGTGATGGGCGAACAAACAGCTTGGGCAGTGCACGAGTGAGAGTATCCTTACCTGTTAGTTGCGGAATCGCTAGACACTGAATGAAGTTAGAGTAGCAATGGACTAGGAGTTTGCGACTCCTGCTCCAAACATCGTCTCTTCCTGCTTGAAGCAATTTGGTTAGCCAAAGCGTTTCTAGCGGTGTGCAATGGGGAGAAGTAGTGACGTCGTATCAGACAAAGTTTTTGGTATATGGGTAATCATCACAGTGTTCAGTAGCAGAACTGAATGAATAGGTTGTTCATCATAGTCGACGTTTCAAAGGACAGGAAAAAGCAAACGATTCTGTCGACTTACCCAATGTAGCACATCTGGTGGAGATGTTTGAGCAACAAGGTCCTCTCTTTCCATTGATTGGAAATCCTGAATCCCAGTTAGTGCTTGCTTCCCATTGCAAGTGCGGGATTATGTTCGAAACCCAGAATGGTTGAGTCAGATGGTGATGCATGTTTGTTCTTGCGCTCAGGAGGTCGCGGGAACGGTGTGTATGGTGTACATCATGGAATAGGAAGAAGGAGTGTAGGAAGTTGCTAACTTACAGTTGAGGAGGCCTTCGCTGGGGGGCTCAAGGACGCAGCGCTTTTGCTGGAGTCAATCACACATTTGTGGCGGCCAGAGTGTTTGTTAGGTGAGGGAGTTAAAAACTCGAACGGCTTGCAAAAAATTTTGGGCTTGAAGTATTTGATTGCTATATGGTTTAGTACCATATCTCTTGCAACCTCGCTTGGTTGTGGGGCAAAGCCAATAGTCAGAGTGCGACTGCCTATGCAGCTAAACGAGCTCAACAGGTacccgccgacgaggcaATTGGTGAAAATTCACCTCAACCCACCTTGAAGCCTGTTGTCACTGGATAATTCCAAGCCGGAACAGAAGGATCGTTCCATTTGCCAACTTACATTCAACCTATCAAGGACAAGCAGGCGATTATAGGAAACACTAAGTTCGACCAGCCCAAACCGCTGCAAAGCTTCCGCTGGCCAACTCTCCGCGTCGGCTACACCTCCCTTGCCGCTCACTTTCTATCGACCGACTACACAGTATTTCTCGAGGTCAAGATGACTGATCGGCGGAGAATCAACGGGCCGCCCGGCGCAACAATGCCACCGGTCTACGACATCACCAACCAAACCTCGGCATCTCGGGCAAGGCCAGGAAATACCATTCGGGGCTTGTGTAAGTTCACTCTCGCCTTATCAGCCCTTTATGATACTGACTATAGCAAGTCCTCAAGACTGGCGTGACCCCGACGGCATCAGGTTCAGCCTATATGGAAATCGAACCGCCTTACGGTCATGTGAGCTCAAAGTCCAAGGTCAACGGCATGAAGCTCATCTGCACCGTTCATGGGCCTCGTTCACTCCCACGATCTGCACCATTCTCACCCTATTTGGTGCTCTCAACCCACGTCAAATACGCCCCTTTCGCTACGCGTCAACGCCGCAGCTATCTTCGCGACTCGAGTGAAAGGGACATCAGCGTCCACCTTGACACGGCTCTTCGTGGAGTCATCATCGCTGACCGATGGCCCAAGAGTGGCGTTGATGTTATTGTTACCATCATCGAAGGTGATCAGGAGCGAGAAGCCTCTCATTTTCAAGGCAACGAGGAATGGGATATGATGAACGTTCTCAGTGGGTGCGTCACCGTTGCCGCAGCCGCTCTCGCAGATGCCGGCATTGATTGTGTGGACATGGTCACAGGCGGTGTTGCAGCTCTTGTTGCTTCAGACAAGGGCGACACCAACACGCCGTCCATTGTGCTGGATCCAATCTCCCTGGAACACGAGAGTATTCTGGCCGCCTGTTGTGTTGCCTACTTGCCCAATCGCGCCGAGATTACCAACCTCTGGGTAAAAGGTCAACTTCCGCCATCCGACTCTTCGTTGCATACAAAACTCATAGGTCGTGCCATTCAAGCTTCCAAGGGCAACTACCGTGCTGTCCTTGAAAGACTACAAAACAACCAACCACCTAACAGCTAGAGGACCCGAACTTGAATAAATTAGTGCGGTGGTATACATCCTGGACCAGAAGTCATCGCCGGGTGCGCTATGCCTTCAGAAGAGAATGGTTTGCCGCATCATTGACGAGTAGCTGGGCCCTACAGACTTGGTATCTTTCATGGCGTGCTTGGAGCAATCGATGGAAACAAGGGGAGAAAATTGGATGAAGGCGAAGCAAGGCGACTGTACTGCGAGGAAGGTTTACGATACACAGGAGACTACTTCAAGAAGGTAACACCTACACGCAACCTTAAAGTATGTCAGAACATGACTAGTAAAAGATAGTGTAGGCATCCATCGATAGATGTTCCGAGGGCTTCAATGAGGGAAGGTTTGCTGCTTTTCGGGAGAGGAAACTCGGGGAACCTTGACAGGCAAGATACTGCATCGATGGTGGATAGTTTGAGCCGTTCAACGTTGCAGTCCAAGGATGGAGGAGCCTTTCTCGCAGTTGCTTTTTCCAAAGAACTAGCATACAGAGATATCATTTGATGTGGCTATTGGCATTTCAACGCATGTGCTGATTTTCTCCAAACTGAGATGATGTACCTCCTACCTGGCAGGTGTTCCATTTCGTTAGTGCCACGGCACGTGCCGGGGAGTGGAccgcgatgatgatgatgatgtacCCCATCGGGCAAGGCGGCACTCTGGTGGTACCTTAGCTAAGGCACCTACCTAAGGGGCAGTTCTTCCTTCGGACCCCGGcttccagcttctcggcctttcCTGCATCCGTTTGGCATTTTCCTCAGCAAGCGCGGTGGAGTGTTCCTCGCTGCGCTGCCCACCGTCGCATGCGACTACATCCCGTCCATCTCATCCGAGCTTCCGCCCGTCTCCTCTTtgcctccccctctcccacctcTCATCTGCCAACCCCCATTTCCGTATCTGTTTGACCGACCGAGACCGACCGACCTCCAGCCCGATCGTtagaagagaaaaaaaaagaagaaaagacccCACCACCGACGACTGCTTGCCGAGTCAACAACCCGTCGCTTCCCTCATCACCATCTACGGGATATCCCCTGGTGCTTTTCGCCCGCATCATGCTCTACCACCTTCGATACCACCGCTCATGATTCGTCTTGCGACGTATCCGCCCGAGcgacaagctgctgctgctgctgctgctgccgcctgTGCTCAAGCCCGATCAGAAAAACTGTGTCCCTCCTAGCAGATCATGGACACTGCTCAACAACCCATTGCGCTGGACAACCTCGGGGTCTGGCAAAACCTCTCGTTGTGGACTGCTGACCGCCTTCAATACGCCGTTAACGTCACTAAACTCGCTCCTTCCCTCGAAGACCTGGTATGGGCTGGCCCGAGAATGATCCGAAAGCTCACGGCCCATCTACATCTCCCCTTCCCCGATTCACTCGAAGCTCTTGGTCAGAGAGTCATACCCGAAGCGACTGGCTCTGGCATCATGCGTACTACCGACGCTGCCACGATTGCCGCCTTAAGCATGGACATCCCACCTCCAATAGGCAATCCTCATGGGCCAGGGCCTGGTGTTTTGACAGACCCCGATACCGCTGCTACCTCCCCAAACTTCTCCATGGAGGGCGCAAAAGGCCTTGGCAGTGTCTTTAGCTATGCTACTAGCAAATGGGCGCTCTGCTGTATTGCCATGGCCATTGTCCTCAACCGTACCCATATATTTGCCGCCACACGGCGACGCTTGCGCCTGACTTTACCCGTTCGACTTCTGCTCCGTGGCCTCCCAGTCCTTCTCTTCCTGGTTCAAGCCCGAGGGATCTTGCGCTCAATCCAGTGCCAGACCTCTCCAGATTTCTCCGAATTGCGATGGGGAAACACAAGTAAGAGTTCTGAACTGATGTTCTCTCAAGCTGGGGGCTTCCTTCATACCATGAGCTCTGCACTCTTGCTAGGGGCCTCAGACGAAGTATCATGCACGACGGTGGGCATGGTGCCGGTAAACATTGATGATACGTCACAGGACTTGCGGGGCTCGCTGTCTCTGTTATGGCCGCTCTTTGGGACTTTTTGTCTGAGCCAGTTCTTAGAGACAGTCTCCTGCGCCGTTCAGGGCCGCCCTGTGGCAGCGGAAACGGGTATGACATTATTCGAACACTCTCTTGCTTTTGCCGAAGCCGATGCCGCTATCAGTAACCAACTTGGCTGGGGCTTGTTTACTCAGTCACAAGCTGCAGAAGCAGCGTCaagcgccggcggcaccatTGCCATCAGTCGTTCCATGATTCTAAGAAGGGTCAACACTTCGCCTGAGGTTTTACTC
This window contains:
- a CDS encoding Putative Sec7 domain-containing protein — translated: MSRDVDDLLHAEAASTVGARSSVDLRRTGGTYTVAPRMQYRSRPVSVAVDPVSLVMSECISITSAIQKHARSPHSSVSAILGGSPNPINLGSPNSSPRGTSKTSGAGLGTDGAQDIGSANRWGLRGKKGRSIQDNPLMAGFGKLRHELASVRDIRSFDALSLLNPFLQIIQTKGTAAPITILTLGALRKFLAYGFISPTSPRFALAMQSLSAAVTRCQFDGSDAGQVEVVLLMILHLMEDMMSGPGGDILSDESVCDMMGRGLAICSQPRFSPVLRRTAEASMVRMCQIIFEDVKHLEVEAGDESDALDKQTIADMDSVKMDPVTNTAPGLQVTGSEQDVRLSTSSSTPLEPNSRSQVDSDSGDSKIDIGTAVETEGEADADGAESADSLDLRPYSLPSVRELFRVLVNFLDPNDRQHTDTMRVMALRIIHVALEVSGPSIARHPALAAIAEDRLCCYLFQLVRSDNMAILQESLIVAGTLLATCRGVLKLQQELFLSYLVACLHPSVEIPREPGIDPSLYAGIPQSPKLVKPPPSQTSSGRSTPVPVKDRQKLGLEGGARKPDARQAMVEHIGVLSRMPTFMAELFINYDCDADRADLCEDMIGLLSRNALPDSATWSTTSVPPLCLDALLRYIQFIAERLDEAPVIDCYPDATELREQRRKKKIIIKGTSKFNENPKGGLAYLEAQGIVADVKDPIAIAKFLKGTSRVSKKVLGEYLSKKGSEGVLEAYMNQFDFSEKRVDEALRGLLETFRLPGESALIERIVTCFADKYCSKAKPTEVANADAVFVLTYAIIMLNTDQHNPNLKGQKRMTVEDFARNLRGVNDGKDFAPEYLQEIFDNIRTNEIILPDEHDNKHAFDYAWRELLVKSESVRPLVLCETNIYDADMFASTWRPIVSTLSYVFMSATDDAVFARIVTGFDECARIAAKYKNTEALDQIIYSLSHMTTLATEMPFNTSLNTEVQAGDSSVMVSELAVKLGRDFRAQLATLVLFRVVTGNEELIQYGWKHITRIWLNLFVNSLVPPFFSAESAVLDITPIPLQTPSQVIDRAAKTVDTGFFSAFTSYISSYAADDPPEPSDEELESTLCTVDCVNSCHMGNVFANISKLSPQDLEPLVGALLDALPEDHSPTVIVVKSENVPAASMNGQKPTQTSVVYDPAMAYILEFSTVLALRDQDTVQIIGKKVIEALQAVLRDAGNYHYIIVSRATFYLLKLLQVSYVHDYINVPVLLHTISSFAKEVLAKTSVLMLRGLRLCIDEPSPLRNEIMTSPDFWAIMRALAGRQESASLVFDILELGCGGAPPAIIADNYEAAISLLGEFASGAGRAVLMERKLETQQRKVHEGTREKTNSVNEAITRGSKAVNSIYNMTARIPFLMKQSHLESSEAWSAYWLPIFQALTTQCTNPCRDVRLQAFTSLQRSLLSPDLTCSDHKEWTAIFGEVLFPLIHKLLKPEVFSSDRDGMSEMRVQAASLLCKVFLQYLVLLSKWDGMLDLWVKIIDIMDRLMNSGQGDSLEEAVRENLKNVVLFMASSGFLVSPTKDASKENLWNETWKRIDRFLPDLKSDLVLEEPRSEGEQAPAEEANV
- a CDS encoding Putative ribosomal protein uS5 domain 2-type superfamily — its product is MTDRRRINGPPGATMPPVYDITNQTSASRARPGNTIRGLFLKTGVTPTASGSAYMEIEPPYGHVSSKSKVNGMKLICTVHGPRSLPRSAPFSPYLVLSTHVKYAPFATRQRRSYLRDSSERDISVHLDTALRGVIIADRWPKSGVDVIVTIIEGDQEREASHFQGNEEWDMMNVLSGCVTVAAAALADAGIDCVDMVTGGVAALVASDKGDTNTPSIVLDPISLEHESILAACCVAYLPNRAEITNLWVKGQLPPSDSSLHTKLIGRAIQASKGNYRAVLERLQNNQPPNS
- a CDS encoding Putative nucleotide-diphospho-sugar transferase, which gives rise to MLPSYASSATSKVMPRHHASGYSNGYPRGSTFEISPHRYQPRASTPANRRRQRLLTRLVIVVAVAILFLVFVWPGASLTSIFSLGLLSASNELQLETVRYYDLGNVQGTARGWEREERILLCVPLRDAEPHLPMFFSHLRNFTYPHHLIDLAFLVSDSKDHTLQVLSDMLEEIQADEDAKQPYGEISIIEKDFGQKVNQDVESRHGFAAQASRRKLMAQARNWLLSAALRPYHSWVYWRDVDVETAPFTILEDLMRHNKDVIVPNVWRPLPDWLGGEQPYDLNSWQESETALALADTLDEDAVIVEGYAEYATWRPHLAYLRDPYGDPDMEMEIDGVGGVSILAKAKVFRSGVHFPAFSFEKHAETEGFGKMAKRMEYSVVGLPHYTIWHLYEPSVDDIKHMEEMEQERLAREKEDEEKAEKAKKVKEQFGDASSQWEKDKSDMQHLVSEEKKEAKEAKVAKEAGDKKQAADREETPAKMEKMEKNDAAFAKKAES